The following coding sequences lie in one Candidatus Nitrospira allomarina genomic window:
- the xth gene encoding exodeoxyribonuclease III: protein MKIATWNVNSIKVRIPHLMEWVKQANPDIVLLQELKTTEDQFPRMAIEELGYNMAIVGQKTYNGVAILSKAPIEIEHTSLPGAPSDEQARYVEAVVGNVRVASIYLPNGNPVETEKFAYKLAWLDRLITHAQSLLALEEAVVLGGDFNVCPTDHDVYDPKGFADDALCRPESRARFRALCHLGYTDALRAMHPELGLYTYWDYQAGRWNRDEGLRIDHLLLSPQAADRLVASDVDRGPRGMDKPSDHTPVWCDLSPS from the coding sequence ATGAAAATCGCCACCTGGAACGTCAACTCGATTAAAGTCCGGATCCCCCACTTGATGGAATGGGTCAAACAGGCCAACCCGGACATTGTCCTGCTGCAAGAACTCAAAACCACTGAGGACCAGTTCCCCAGAATGGCCATCGAGGAGCTGGGCTATAATATGGCCATAGTCGGACAAAAAACCTACAATGGAGTCGCAATCCTCTCCAAAGCCCCGATCGAGATCGAACACACCTCACTGCCTGGCGCCCCTTCTGACGAACAAGCCCGCTACGTGGAGGCGGTGGTGGGAAACGTTCGAGTAGCTTCAATTTATTTACCCAATGGGAATCCGGTGGAAACCGAGAAGTTTGCATATAAACTTGCCTGGTTGGATCGACTGATTACGCATGCGCAATCGCTCTTAGCCCTGGAAGAAGCAGTGGTGTTAGGGGGAGACTTTAACGTATGCCCCACCGACCATGACGTCTATGATCCAAAAGGATTTGCCGACGACGCCCTCTGCCGTCCTGAATCCCGTGCCCGCTTTCGCGCCCTCTGCCACCTCGGATACACCGATGCCCTTCGAGCCATGCACCCCGAATTAGGTCTCTACACCTATTGGGATTACCAGGCCGGCCGATGGAACCGGGATGAAGGCCTACGCATCGACCATCTTCTGCTCTCTCCTCAAGCTGCCGATCGCTTGGTTGCTTCGGATGTGGATCGCGGGCCTCGCGGAATGGACAAACCTTCCGATCACACCCCCGTCTGGTGTGACCTGTCCCCCTCCTAA
- a CDS encoding phosphoglucomutase/phosphomannomutase family protein gives MDSIKFGTSGWRAIVAEDFTVRNIRIVCQGIAQFLRQQKLGQQGILIGYDARFLGEHFAKVAAEVMAAHGIPCLICDRDTPIPAISYHVVSRKLSGAMNISASHNSPEWNGIKFTPDWGGSALPETTKAIELRILPLLHGEHIKWLPWERATHDGMVRHFDPQPEYLKALESLVDRDRIRNGRIRVIFDPLYGTSRHYLDEFLRQAGAKMAVLHHWRDPYFGGFRPEPTHETLQDLKETVRREGAHLGLAIDGDGGRFGIVDADGTFIQANYILALLSDYLIRSRQWTGGVARSVATTHLIDAVAAHHGLTVHETPVGFKYIGELLAKGEVVFGGEESAGMSIKGHVPETDGILAGALVAEMVAFTGQTIQELLKDLFDRVGAAFTTRQDLPMSEHLKTQVKQIFEHPPSEFAGAEVIHVNKLDGCKLILPDDSWYLIRLSGTESLVRCYGEAKTPERLAEIMNAGKELLLFPVR, from the coding sequence ATGGACTCCATTAAATTCGGGACCTCAGGGTGGCGGGCCATTGTGGCCGAGGACTTTACCGTCCGGAACATCCGTATAGTATGCCAGGGAATCGCTCAATTTCTCCGTCAACAGAAGCTGGGACAACAAGGCATCCTGATTGGCTACGACGCACGATTTTTAGGGGAGCATTTTGCCAAAGTGGCTGCAGAAGTCATGGCGGCCCATGGGATCCCTTGTCTGATTTGCGACCGCGACACGCCGATCCCGGCCATCTCTTACCACGTGGTCAGTCGCAAATTATCAGGAGCCATGAATATCTCAGCCAGCCATAATTCTCCTGAATGGAACGGGATCAAGTTTACGCCGGACTGGGGAGGATCAGCGCTGCCAGAAACCACTAAGGCCATTGAACTCCGCATCCTACCCCTGTTGCATGGGGAACACATCAAATGGCTCCCCTGGGAGCGGGCAACACACGATGGTATGGTGCGGCATTTCGATCCGCAACCCGAGTATTTGAAAGCTCTGGAATCGCTGGTGGATCGCGACCGCATCCGGAACGGCCGGATCCGGGTGATTTTTGATCCCCTCTATGGAACCTCCAGGCATTATCTGGACGAATTCCTCCGGCAAGCCGGTGCAAAAATGGCTGTCTTACACCATTGGCGAGATCCGTATTTTGGAGGATTTCGACCGGAACCGACCCACGAGACACTTCAGGATCTGAAAGAGACCGTTCGCCGCGAAGGGGCACACCTCGGCCTGGCGATCGACGGAGACGGAGGCCGGTTTGGCATCGTGGATGCCGACGGCACCTTCATTCAAGCCAACTACATCCTGGCCCTCTTGTCGGATTATCTCATTCGCAGTCGGCAATGGACCGGTGGAGTTGCCCGCTCGGTCGCCACCACCCATCTCATTGATGCCGTGGCGGCACACCATGGACTCACCGTGCATGAAACCCCGGTCGGATTCAAATACATCGGCGAATTGCTTGCGAAGGGAGAAGTGGTCTTTGGGGGGGAAGAGAGCGCCGGGATGTCCATCAAGGGCCACGTACCGGAAACAGATGGGATATTGGCCGGCGCGTTGGTTGCAGAGATGGTGGCCTTTACGGGACAGACCATTCAGGAGTTACTGAAAGACCTCTTTGACCGAGTAGGAGCTGCGTTCACGACACGACAAGATCTGCCGATGAGCGAACACCTCAAGACACAGGTCAAGCAGATATTTGAACATCCACCATCGGAGTTTGCGGGAGCAGAGGTCATCCATGTCAATAAACTGGATGGCTGCAAACTCATCCTGCCGGATGACTCCTGGTATCTTATTCGATTGTCCGGAACCGAATCCCTCGTCCGATGCTATGGCGAAGCCAAAACCCCTGAGCGCCTCGCCGAGATCATGAACGCCGGCAAAGAACTGCTCCTTTTTCCCGTTAGATAA
- a CDS encoding HPF/RaiA family ribosome-associated protein, whose translation MDEQSLDVKIESRNVGMTPRWKAEIERRTEALQTDTIRIIHARVTLTKNAHHKKGADNAEALVVVTLPRRRTVTARKESKTFEEAIRSAFQAIEHELDKVEEKRLARNAKATAKRIEKAMALTAV comes from the coding sequence ATGGATGAACAATCGCTGGATGTAAAAATTGAGAGCCGAAACGTTGGCATGACCCCTCGGTGGAAAGCCGAAATAGAGAGACGGACTGAGGCGTTGCAAACGGATACCATTCGCATCATTCATGCCCGTGTCACTCTTACGAAAAATGCCCATCATAAAAAAGGGGCTGATAACGCGGAGGCGCTGGTGGTCGTGACGCTTCCCCGGCGTCGAACGGTGACCGCCAGAAAAGAATCAAAAACCTTTGAAGAAGCCATTCGCTCAGCCTTTCAGGCCATAGAGCATGAACTGGATAAAGTTGAAGAAAAACGGTTGGCCCGCAATGCCAAAGCTACAGCCAAACGGATCGAAAAAGCCATGGCGTTAACCGCCGTCTGA
- the msrB gene encoding peptide-methionine (R)-S-oxide reductase MsrB yields the protein MKIGLALGFGVLAKTLGVALAAPTPSTGGSDITKITKTDEEWKALLTPMQYRVLRHEDTEPPFTNEYHQSKAKGTYQCAGCELPLFSSDTKFDSGTGWPSFWQPISEKVVETRTDWKIIYPRTEVHCARCGGHQGHIFDDGPPPTGLRYCINSAALKFVPA from the coding sequence ATGAAAATCGGCTTGGCATTAGGGTTCGGAGTTCTCGCCAAAACTCTCGGCGTGGCATTGGCCGCTCCCACCCCCTCAACCGGGGGTTCGGATATCACCAAAATCACGAAAACGGATGAAGAGTGGAAGGCGCTGTTAACCCCCATGCAATACCGTGTTTTGCGGCATGAAGACACCGAGCCGCCCTTTACCAATGAATATCATCAAAGTAAGGCCAAAGGCACTTACCAATGCGCCGGGTGCGAGTTGCCACTTTTTTCTTCCGACACGAAATTCGACAGCGGAACCGGCTGGCCAAGTTTTTGGCAACCGATTTCAGAAAAAGTGGTCGAAACTCGAACCGACTGGAAGATCATTTATCCCCGGACGGAAGTCCATTGTGCCCGATGCGGTGGCCACCAGGGACACATTTTTGATGACGGCCCCCCGCCGACGGGATTACGCTATTGCATTAATTCCGCGGCGTTGAAATTTGTTCCGGCGTAG
- a CDS encoding sigma 54-interacting transcriptional regulator: MTNSSKTKTMALALAFSLVNTVLAFSVSSLVPQGERWLTDWQLAHMAPGPVDPSLVMVTVTKSTSPALCGEGRWNLSVLESTLLALHEAGAALIVPSIDVSSPMASECGGLAGLVRLAEVTKRVGSVVYPDSVPPALADAATALGTLTLMSDADGVLRGVKSHPLSAGSSPHPPIGLVMASLLSETDTAMKPKINDPQFRFIGHWATSSFPRHAFADVWNIIQSKDRDQLSKLFRGKAVILFSPVSKQPTLSTPWESEVPVEFLHALLANAVLTNGWISRTPPWVAFLVTASVGLFFACFLLWETPPTRLGMMGLAGTLLAGLALLWGLHSGWVWPILSTGLALGMTLGGSLAWRLSLSRSIIQRRIAQGRQQLQQLETELAERQQHVRELETRLHVAQDHAHRSATVIEGLETQQGGVSRQLEFSQAEVEETRRQIDRLQIELEDLRRQVPAMQHPEHRYPESRENPALLQECESFHILTRAPSVLRVFQDLKKASGTQSPILLLGETGTGKEVFARAAHALSPRHRGPFVSVNMAAIRPELFEGELFGHVKGAFTGAVGREGYIETANGGTLFLDEVGELPSDLQAKLLRFLEDGSFHRVGESRLTQVDVRIIAATNCNLQQDVEAGRYREDLYYRLRSIVLTLPPLRERGEEDCLLLAQSFLQYFSRQQNRMDLRFTQGALDGIMAYRWPGNIRELRQTVAQAVALANGSLITEADLHLSSPVMPSLKGEGGRVELERLEDDMVLECLRRHGFDMQVTAKALGWDRSTVTQRLKGLGFQALVDYHGNIEAAAQMLAGDKTLTPLVARRLREYSKNLLPSSRHYTSAEEAVADCRKRFRNLPERHFPAVEQLVHQRFATPEQISTPRN; the protein is encoded by the coding sequence ATGACGAATAGTTCCAAGACCAAGACCATGGCATTGGCCCTCGCCTTTTCACTGGTGAACACGGTGTTGGCTTTTAGCGTCTCCTCACTTGTTCCCCAGGGAGAACGATGGTTAACTGATTGGCAACTGGCTCACATGGCACCTGGGCCTGTCGACCCTTCACTGGTCATGGTGACGGTCACGAAGAGCACCAGTCCTGCGTTATGTGGGGAAGGACGATGGAATCTTTCCGTGTTGGAGTCCACACTGCTGGCCCTTCATGAGGCCGGCGCTGCTCTCATCGTACCCTCAATTGATGTGTCCTCCCCGATGGCCTCGGAATGTGGGGGGTTGGCTGGACTGGTTCGACTGGCTGAAGTGACCAAACGAGTCGGATCTGTGGTCTACCCGGATTCGGTTCCTCCCGCCTTGGCGGATGCGGCAACCGCGTTGGGGACGCTGACCTTGATGTCTGATGCGGATGGGGTGCTTAGGGGTGTGAAGTCCCATCCCCTTTCTGCAGGTTCATCGCCGCATCCTCCGATCGGTCTCGTAATGGCCTCGTTGTTATCGGAAACGGACACAGCTATGAAACCGAAGATCAACGACCCTCAATTTCGGTTTATTGGACATTGGGCAACGTCATCCTTTCCCAGGCATGCCTTTGCGGATGTGTGGAACATCATTCAGAGTAAAGATCGTGATCAATTATCGAAATTGTTTCGCGGAAAAGCGGTGATCCTTTTTTCTCCTGTGTCGAAGCAACCAACTCTTTCAACCCCGTGGGAATCCGAGGTGCCGGTAGAATTTCTTCATGCCTTATTGGCCAACGCGGTACTGACAAACGGATGGATTTCCAGGACTCCTCCGTGGGTCGCTTTTCTTGTAACGGCGAGTGTAGGCCTGTTCTTTGCCTGTTTCCTTCTTTGGGAAACTCCGCCAACTCGCCTGGGGATGATGGGCTTAGCCGGTACTCTTCTTGCGGGGCTGGCTCTGTTGTGGGGACTTCACAGTGGTTGGGTGTGGCCGATCTTGAGTACAGGATTGGCTTTAGGAATGACCTTAGGGGGATCGCTGGCTTGGCGGTTGTCCCTGTCCCGGTCGATTATTCAACGGCGGATCGCTCAGGGTCGACAGCAGCTACAGCAATTGGAAACAGAACTGGCAGAAAGACAGCAGCATGTCCGGGAACTCGAAACTCGCTTACATGTGGCACAAGATCATGCCCACCGGTCGGCGACGGTTATTGAAGGTTTAGAAACTCAGCAAGGGGGGGTGTCCCGCCAATTAGAGTTTTCCCAAGCCGAGGTAGAAGAAACCCGACGACAGATTGACCGGTTGCAGATTGAATTGGAGGATCTTCGTCGGCAGGTGCCGGCCATGCAGCATCCTGAGCATCGGTACCCCGAATCCCGCGAGAATCCGGCATTACTTCAAGAATGTGAGTCGTTTCATATTCTGACCCGTGCCCCTTCGGTCCTTCGCGTTTTTCAGGATTTAAAAAAAGCGTCCGGGACCCAGAGTCCCATTCTACTATTGGGAGAAACAGGCACGGGCAAAGAGGTGTTTGCTCGAGCGGCCCATGCGTTGAGTCCTCGGCATCGTGGCCCTTTTGTATCGGTAAATATGGCCGCAATCCGGCCGGAGTTATTTGAAGGAGAATTATTCGGCCATGTGAAGGGGGCCTTTACCGGCGCGGTTGGTCGTGAGGGGTATATTGAAACGGCGAATGGGGGAACGCTCTTTTTGGATGAAGTCGGCGAACTCCCATCCGATTTGCAAGCAAAATTACTGCGGTTTCTGGAGGACGGGTCATTTCACCGGGTTGGAGAAAGCCGGCTCACTCAGGTGGATGTGCGAATTATCGCGGCGACAAATTGCAATCTTCAACAAGATGTGGAGGCAGGCCGATACCGGGAAGATTTATATTATCGATTACGGAGTATTGTGTTAACTCTGCCTCCTCTGCGGGAACGAGGGGAGGAAGACTGCCTGCTATTGGCTCAATCCTTTCTGCAGTATTTTTCCCGGCAACAGAATCGAATGGATTTGAGGTTCACGCAAGGGGCATTGGATGGGATCATGGCCTATCGATGGCCGGGCAACATTCGAGAACTTCGACAAACCGTGGCCCAGGCAGTGGCGTTGGCCAACGGGTCCCTCATAACCGAAGCAGATTTGCATCTCAGTAGCCCCGTCATGCCGTCCTTGAAGGGTGAAGGGGGTCGGGTGGAACTGGAACGATTGGAGGATGACATGGTGTTGGAATGCCTGCGCCGTCATGGATTCGATATGCAGGTGACAGCTAAAGCTTTAGGGTGGGATCGCAGCACTGTCACTCAACGATTGAAAGGTCTCGGATTTCAGGCGTTAGTCGACTATCATGGAAATATTGAAGCGGCGGCGCAGATGCTGGCCGGGGATAAAACCTTGACCCCCTTGGTCGCGAGAAGGCTGCGCGAGTATTCAAAAAACCTGCTTCCTTCTTCCAGACACTACACGTCTGCTGAAGAAGCGGTGGCTGACTGCCGAAAACGTTTTCGCAATCTTCCGGAACGACATTTTCCGGCAGTCGAGCAGTTGGTGCACCAGCGCTTTGCTACGCCGGAACAAATTTCAACGCCGCGGAATTAA
- a CDS encoding tetratricopeptide repeat protein, which yields MVNRRVPGGLMVCAAIVGLFLLKGFLGVSSSYAELSGTSQADSSPVQDSAEAHLQLGIDFFLTNELDVAIDEFRETARQRPDYAEAYHNLGVALAKTGDLTGAIAAWSQAERLDFHMASLRYHLSALVSYNYGISLVRDGRLAQALAQWRAALRLQPDFFEAHYALGLGYLAAGDPVQAVAHFQATLHDAFKWAHAYEALGLAYYASHENILAEQAWRRALALEPELPKVHANLGLLRLQEGNYQEAIEHSRQALVLQPDLVAAHYNIGVALFAKGDESASVPSLERAISLDPRLTSARLLLGVVWSRQGNWAQAASLWRETLRQDPFAKDGVWLHYNLGVAMAAMGLIDEAAVEFDVVTDQRPEWAPGWSQLGSALLATRQWEKAVVALESAARLQPAWAHLHFAIGKAQAEAGNLSQAVAALQRAVEVEPQLVEAWFHLGVVLRAQNRTGEAVEPLRLAAEGGSGEAQSLLASMYANGSGVDRNIPLAMLWWFRSSRATMADSLTQTAREQLSQFRRGLHRHLFSPGDRQEVLNGFGLIREDLHRLAPPHRVSTQVTNDEDTWDHLTPSEPVVAWVIDQALAGDQSAQHTLHTWYVNGERGRLVPADPQIRNYFLQTAKEGNPFSCKVVRAVAPESAERFSADWQLAANGCPDQTVMPGL from the coding sequence CTGCCATTGTGGGACTTTTCCTTTTGAAGGGGTTTCTTGGCGTTTCTTCTTCCTATGCGGAATTGAGTGGCACCTCCCAAGCGGATTCATCTCCTGTTCAGGATTCTGCTGAAGCGCATTTGCAGTTAGGGATTGATTTTTTTCTCACGAATGAACTGGATGTGGCCATTGATGAGTTTCGGGAGACCGCTCGTCAACGGCCTGACTATGCCGAGGCCTATCATAACCTTGGGGTGGCCCTGGCCAAAACGGGGGATTTAACCGGGGCCATTGCGGCCTGGTCGCAAGCGGAACGGTTGGATTTTCACATGGCCTCCTTGCGGTATCACCTGTCAGCCCTGGTTTCGTATAACTATGGTATTTCCCTGGTGCGAGATGGTCGGCTTGCGCAAGCGCTGGCGCAATGGCGGGCGGCCCTTCGTCTTCAGCCTGATTTTTTCGAAGCCCATTATGCGTTGGGATTGGGGTATTTGGCTGCAGGAGATCCTGTGCAAGCTGTGGCCCATTTTCAGGCGACCCTTCACGATGCGTTTAAGTGGGCGCATGCCTATGAAGCCTTGGGGTTGGCCTACTATGCATCACATGAAAATATCCTGGCCGAGCAGGCCTGGAGGCGTGCCCTGGCGTTGGAACCCGAACTCCCCAAGGTCCATGCCAATTTAGGATTACTCCGTTTGCAAGAGGGGAATTATCAAGAGGCGATCGAACATTCCCGGCAGGCGTTGGTACTTCAACCTGACCTTGTAGCCGCGCATTACAATATCGGTGTGGCGTTGTTTGCGAAAGGAGACGAGTCAGCCAGTGTTCCTTCACTGGAAAGGGCCATTTCTCTCGATCCCCGATTGACTTCAGCGAGATTGCTGCTTGGTGTTGTGTGGAGTCGTCAGGGAAATTGGGCGCAGGCCGCCTCGCTGTGGCGAGAGACATTACGCCAGGATCCCTTTGCCAAAGATGGAGTATGGCTCCATTACAATCTGGGAGTTGCCATGGCTGCCATGGGACTAATCGACGAGGCGGCGGTTGAATTTGATGTGGTGACTGACCAACGTCCTGAATGGGCTCCGGGGTGGTCTCAGTTGGGCTCGGCGCTTCTGGCGACCCGACAATGGGAAAAGGCCGTGGTCGCCCTGGAATCCGCTGCTCGATTGCAACCGGCCTGGGCGCACCTCCATTTTGCCATTGGCAAAGCTCAGGCTGAAGCGGGGAACTTGTCTCAAGCTGTTGCCGCCTTGCAGCGAGCGGTCGAGGTTGAGCCTCAATTGGTCGAAGCATGGTTTCATTTGGGGGTCGTGCTTCGTGCTCAGAACCGGACCGGTGAAGCGGTCGAGCCGCTCCGTCTGGCGGCGGAAGGGGGATCGGGCGAAGCCCAAAGCCTGTTGGCTTCGATGTATGCCAATGGCAGTGGCGTGGATCGCAATATCCCCTTGGCGATGTTATGGTGGTTTCGGAGTAGTCGGGCCACGATGGCCGATTCGCTCACGCAGACCGCCAGAGAACAGCTCTCACAATTCCGTCGCGGCCTTCATCGCCACCTCTTTTCGCCCGGTGACCGGCAGGAGGTGTTAAACGGCTTTGGTCTTATTCGAGAAGATCTGCACCGGTTGGCTCCTCCCCATCGCGTGTCCACTCAGGTGACCAATGATGAAGACACCTGGGACCACCTGACGCCGAGTGAACCCGTTGTGGCATGGGTGATCGACCAGGCCTTGGCCGGTGATCAGTCTGCCCAGCATACACTCCATACCTGGTATGTGAATGGAGAGCGTGGTCGGTTGGTTCCGGCAGATCCTCAGATCCGAAATTATTTCTTGCAAACGGCGAAAGAAGGAAATCCCTTTTCCTGTAAGGTCGTTCGAGCCGTTGCTCCTGAATCGGCTGAACGTTTTTCAGCAGACTGGCAATTGGCGGCAAATGGATGTCCGGACCAGACCGTCATGCCGGGGTTGTAA